Proteins encoded by one window of Paraburkholderia terrae:
- a CDS encoding LysE family translocator, whose translation MIDFSAVAAVFSVYIVGVVIPGPNFVAVAHKSVSATRHDAFALVAGIVLVNLFWATCAILGVGIVFAIFPWIAIGVKLAGAGYLIWFGLRLIMSAGTRPTAMQKPSASSSFGSAFMQGVATNIANPKSIAFYAAVFSTAAPAHVSAPTFLAMLATVGVVASCWYGGVALFLSHEAVSGAYRRAQKWIDRACGAVIVALGIREALR comes from the coding sequence ATGATCGATTTCTCCGCCGTGGCGGCTGTGTTCTCTGTTTATATCGTCGGTGTCGTGATACCGGGGCCGAACTTCGTCGCAGTCGCGCACAAGTCGGTGTCGGCAACACGTCACGATGCATTTGCGCTCGTCGCGGGGATCGTATTGGTCAATCTCTTCTGGGCCACCTGTGCGATTCTCGGCGTCGGCATCGTGTTTGCGATCTTTCCGTGGATAGCCATAGGCGTGAAGCTCGCCGGCGCGGGCTATCTGATCTGGTTTGGCCTGCGCCTCATCATGTCGGCGGGCACGCGTCCGACGGCGATGCAAAAACCTTCGGCGTCGTCGAGCTTTGGCTCGGCGTTCATGCAAGGTGTCGCGACCAACATTGCCAATCCGAAATCGATCGCTTTCTACGCGGCCGTGTTTTCGACGGCGGCGCCTGCGCATGTGTCAGCACCGACCTTCCTCGCGATGCTCGCGACCGTAGGCGTGGTGGCGTCGTGCTGGTACGGCGGCGTCGCGCTGTTTCTGTCGCATGAGGCTGTCTCGGGCGCGTATCGCCGCGCACAAAAATGGATCGACCGTGCTTGCGGTGCGGTGATCGTCGCGCTTGGCATACGAGAGGCGCTGCGCTGA
- a CDS encoding porin encodes MKRVVLASAASLVAASPALVHAQSVVTLYGLVDAGITYTNNQKGASNIQQTSGKLNGSRWGLRGVEDLGDGLKTVFTLESGFRPNDGTAGQGGRLFGRQAFVGVQKTGIGTVTVGRQYDPVTDLVSQYAGPGFWSPSTHIGDNDNLNQTFRVNNAVKFRSDTIAGFTVDGLYAFSNQANSSNGTGFSNNRAWGVAANYTNGPFSIGGGYNVLNHPNAASNTGGAIGGASTTSGDDYSGAFFYGLNGGVVRQQIAAAGTSYALGAATFGFAWSHTQLDYSDGSSRKFNNYDLNARYLFTPALTLIGVYTYTDGRASNLPGTNGVNLKPRWHQFTLGVDYALSKRTDLYLSAAYQLAAGDASTRVGTGYQKIAAIADAGTASSTNRQVAVFSGVRVKF; translated from the coding sequence ATGAAGCGTGTTGTTCTGGCCAGCGCCGCAAGTCTTGTCGCTGCATCGCCCGCACTCGTGCATGCGCAGAGTGTCGTTACGTTGTATGGACTCGTCGATGCGGGCATCACCTACACCAACAACCAGAAAGGCGCGAGCAACATCCAGCAGACGAGCGGCAAACTCAACGGCAGCCGCTGGGGCTTGCGCGGCGTCGAAGATCTCGGTGACGGACTGAAGACGGTCTTCACGCTGGAAAGCGGCTTCCGTCCGAACGACGGCACAGCGGGACAAGGCGGACGCCTGTTCGGCCGCCAGGCTTTCGTGGGCGTGCAGAAGACGGGCATCGGCACGGTGACCGTTGGCCGGCAATACGATCCTGTGACCGATCTCGTGTCGCAGTATGCGGGCCCAGGCTTCTGGTCACCGTCGACACACATCGGCGACAACGACAATCTGAACCAGACCTTCCGCGTCAACAACGCAGTCAAGTTCCGCAGCGATACGATTGCGGGCTTCACCGTCGACGGCCTCTACGCCTTCAGCAACCAGGCGAACAGCAGCAACGGCACGGGTTTCAGCAACAACCGCGCATGGGGCGTGGCGGCGAACTACACGAACGGTCCGTTCTCGATCGGCGGCGGCTATAACGTATTGAATCATCCGAACGCCGCATCGAACACGGGTGGCGCGATCGGCGGCGCATCGACCACATCGGGCGACGACTACAGCGGCGCGTTCTTCTATGGATTGAATGGCGGCGTCGTGCGTCAGCAGATTGCGGCAGCGGGCACCAGCTACGCGCTCGGCGCAGCGACATTCGGCTTTGCGTGGAGCCATACGCAGCTCGATTACAGCGATGGCTCGTCGCGCAAGTTCAACAACTACGATCTGAACGCGCGCTATCTGTTCACGCCCGCGCTGACGCTGATCGGCGTGTACACGTACACGGATGGACGCGCGAGCAATCTGCCCGGCACCAACGGCGTGAACCTGAAGCCGCGCTGGCATCAGTTCACACTTGGCGTCGATTACGCGTTGTCCAAGCGCACCGACCTTTATCTGTCGGCGGCTTATCAACTCGCAGCGGGCGATGCATCGACGCGTGTCGGCACGGGTTATCAGAAGATTGCGGCTATTGCCGACGCCGGCACGGCTTCATCGACGAATCGTCAGGTCGCGGTGTTCTCGGGTGTGCGCGTGAAGTTCTGA